In Nymphaea colorata isolate Beijing-Zhang1983 chromosome 5, ASM883128v2, whole genome shotgun sequence, one genomic interval encodes:
- the LOC116255271 gene encoding uncharacterized protein LOC116255271 — protein sequence MPIKIVYLVHMLLPVRPIRSQDEGAILCNSPLRREDGGVNPSCPFVATFGAGFDKRREDGGVGRVGIRVSGRILLSYINELIEYILLTKKDDRELDAGKPSHVASQNEQTAMASAHCKDKRDPGELVASANQGDLANLVRIDGSAEASSSMASHVKLISSQTESVHHLPSRTAEWARGFEAARERRTEVLAPENLENLWTKGRNYKAKIDAHDNPGPREAKPPIKAAGSSNVTGHERNLEREMGKEGSLNVKSSKPQLKRSKSSSFITKNDVGICEASTS from the exons ATGCCCATCAAGATTGTGTATCTTGTTCACATGTTGCTTCCTGTACGTCCGATCCGCAGCCAGGACGAAGGAGCTATTCTCTGCAACAGCCCCCTGCGAAGAGAAGACGGTGGTGTGAACCCATCTTGTCCATTCGTTGCAACATTCGGTGCGGGATTCGACAAGCGGAGAGAAGACGGTGGTGTGGGACGCGTCGGGATTCGGGTCTCCGGGCGTATCCTGCTTTC GTACATCAATGAGTTAATTGAGTATATTCTTCTCACAAAAAAGGATGATAGAGAATTAGATGCTGGGAAGCCATCTCATGTTGCCAGCCAAAATGAACAAACTGCTATGGCATCAGCACATTGCAAAGATAAACGAGATCCTGGGGAACTAGTAGCTTCTGCTAACCAAGGGGATCTGGCAAATTTAGTTAGAATTGATGGCAGTGCTGAAGCTTCCTCAAGTATGGCGAGTCATGTCAAGTTAATCTCCTCCCAAACAGAATCAGTGCATCATCTGCCTTCACGTACTGCAGAGTGGGCCAGAGGATTTGAAGCTGCAAGGGAGAGAAGAACTGAAGTTCTTGCTcctgaaaatcttgaaaaccTCTGGACAAAGGGAAGAAATTATAAAGCCAAAATTGATGCTCATGATAACCCAGGACCTAGAGAAGCAAAACCACCAATTAAGGCTGCTGGAAGTTCTAATGTCACAGGCCATGAAAGGAACCTGGAGAGGGAAATG GGGAAAGAAGGATCTCTGAATGTGAAAAGCAGCAAACCTCAACTCAAGCGTTCAAAAAGTAGTTCATTTATTACTAAGAATGATGTGGGGATTTGTGAAGCATCTACCTCTTGA
- the LOC116254541 gene encoding pentatricopeptide repeat-containing protein At5g66520-like, with amino-acid sequence MEATQVCVSSIPSPSSRAPTRTILSILGSNSLSLYQIKQIHAQILRRGLADDNHFISALAKRCAECSLCSLGYALQVFDQTTRPNAFIWNAVIRGCLHKDAPREAIFLYYKMVAQDYVPNKYTLPIVFKACCVAGAVEEGEQIHTHVLKLGLWRDGHIQSAAIQMYASCRRVREARRLLDQCPESDVVSWNAMIDGYLKQGELEAAKELFEQMPCSRSTGSWNAMISGYAKCGMIESARELFDDIPEKDDVSWSAMIDGYVQNGLFERALEVFQQMQNKGIPPSRFVLPSVLSACANLGALDQGRWVHAYVERNSMQLDAVGWTALVDMYAKCGCLPMALQVFENITRKEVFTWNALIHGLAMHGHADAATKMFLRMQNEKITPDGITFLGVLNACAHAGLVEEGFHYFNTMKRNYKIKPTIEHYGCMVDLLGRAGRLDEAEDFISSMPIKANASVWGALLGACRIHGNVELGGKVGKILLELEPENSGRYALLSNIYAAAGRWDDVSMVRKLMKDRGIKTVPGYSLIHLNGMIHKFVTGDGSHPQKKEIYLMLDDILKKLKLAGHLPIASQVLLDMEEEEKESALCYHSEKLAIAFAILSTAPGTPIRIAKNLRVCEDCHSATKLISHVYKREIIVRDRVRYHCFRDGRCTCKDFW; translated from the coding sequence ATGGAGGCTACCCAAGTGTGCGTTTCTTCAATTCCGTCACCATCTTCCCGAGCACCCACCCGCACAATCCTCAGCATTTTGGGCTCAAATTCGTTGTCTCTGTATCAAATCAAGCAGATTCATGCTCAAATCCTCAGGAGGGGCCTTGCCGACGACAACCATTTCATATCTGCTCTTGCCAAGAGATGTGCCGAGTGTAGTCTCTGCAGTCTGGGGTATGCACTCCAAGTGTTTGATCAAACGACCAGGCCAAACGCGTTTATATGGAATGCCGTCATCAGAGGGTGCCTTCACAAGGACGCCCCAAGGGAAGCCATCTTCCTGTACTACAAGATGGTGGCGCAAGACTATGTGCCCAACAAGTATACATTGCCTATCGTCTTCAAGGCTTGCTGCGTTGCAGGGGCTGTAGAAGAAGGGGAGCAGATTCATACCCACGTGCTGAAGCTGGGCCTCTGGAGAGATGGTCATATTCAGAGTGCTGCAATTCAGATGTACGCCTCGTGTAGACGTGTGAGAGAGGCGCGTCGGCTGCTAGACCAGTGTCCTGAATCGGATGTTGTGTCATGGAACGCTATGATTGATGGGTATCTGAAACAGGGGGAGTTGGAGGCGGCGAAGGAACTCTTTGAACAGATGCCCTGCAGCAGAAGTACAGGTTCTTGGAACGCTATGATATCTGGGTATGCAAAATGTGGGATGATTGAGTCTGCGCGTGAACTGTTCGACGATATTCCTGAGAAGGATGATGTGTCTTGGAGCGCAATGATTGATGGTTATGTTCAAAATGGGCTCTTTGAGAGAGCCTTGGAAGTGTTCCAGCAGATGCAGAACAAGGGGATTCCACCAAGTAGATTTGTGCTACCAAGCGTGCTTTCTGCATGTGCAAATTTGGGTGCGTTGGATCAGGGAAGATGGGTTCATGCTTACGTTGAAAGAAATTCAATGCAACTTGATGCAGTTGGATGGACTGCACTTGTAGATATGTACGCAAAATGTGGCTGTTTACCAATGGCATTACAGGTCTTTGAGAACATCACTAGAAAAGAAGTATTTACATGGAATGCTTTAATCCATGGGCTTGCAATGCATGGGCATGCTGATGCTGCAACCAAGATGTTCCTAagaatgcaaaatgagaaaataacaCCGGACGGGATCACTTTTCTTGGTGTTCTAAATGCCTGTGCTCATGCGGGATTGGTGGAAGAAGGATTTCATTATTTCAATACCATGAAGCGGAATTACAAGATAAAGCCGACTATAGAACATTATGGCTGCATGGTTGACCTGCTAGGCAGGGCAGGTAGATTGGATGAGGCTGAAGATTTTATTAGTTCCATGCCCATAAAAGCGAATGCATCTGTATGGGGAGCTTTATTGGGTGCTTGCAGGATCCATGGCAATGTTGAACTTGGAGGGAAAGTGGGGAAGATTTTGTTAGAGTTGGAACCAGAAAATAGTGGTAGATATGCTCTATTGTCAAATATCTATGCAGCTGCTGGTCGATGGGATGATGTTTCAATGGTTAGAAAACTGATGAAAGATAGAGGGATAAAGACAGTTCCCGGGTACAGTCTGATCCATCTTAATGGGATGATTCACAAGTTTGTTACAGGTGATGGATCCCACCCGCAGAAGAAGGAAATATATCTGATGTTAGACGATATACTAAAAAAGTTGAAGTTGGCTGGTCACCTGCCAATTGCCAGCCAGGTGTTGCTTGAcatggaagaggaggagaaagaaagtGCATTGTGCTATCACAGCGAGAAATTAGCTATTGCTTTTGCAATACTGAGCACAGCGCCTGGGACGCCCATCAGAATTGCGAAGAACCTCCGTGTCTGTGAGGACTGTCACTCTGCAACCAAGCTTATTTCACATGTTTATAAGCGTGAGATAATAGTAAGGGATCGTGTCCGGTATCACTGCTTCAGAGATGGCCGCTGCACTTGCAAGGATTTCTGGTAA
- the LOC116254543 gene encoding calcium-binding protein CP1-like has translation MCPSERYPLSAAAGKPDLRDAFVVLDADGDGRIGPEDLRAAGFVDEEEIGTMISVADANKNGFVELEEFEKVLGPARAGKAAGRRVMDEAFRVMDRDGDGVVGFSDLREYMSWAGVPASDKEIRAMLRMGGGDGTKGVSCDDLVRILTVGLDRGPFGLGGAF, from the coding sequence ATGTGTCCCTCCGAGAGGTATCCGCTTTCGGCGGCCGCCGGAAAACCAGATCTGAGGGACGCGTTCGTGGTGCTGGACGCGGACGGGGACGGGCGGATCGGGCCCGAGGATCTCAGGGCGGCGGGGTTTGTGGACGAGGAGGAGATAGGGACGATGATATCGGTGGCGGACGCGAACAAGAACGGGTTCGTGGAGCTGGAGGAGTTCGAGAAGGTGCTGGGGCCGGCCAGGGCCGGCAAGGCGGCGGGGCGGCGGGTGATGGATGAGGCTTTCCGGGTGATGGATCGGGACGGGGACGGGGTGGTGGGGTTCTCGGACCTCAGGGAGTACATGAGCTGGGCTGGGGTGCCGGCGAGCGACAAGGAGATCAGGGCGATGCTGCGAATGGGCGGCGGGGACGGGACGAAGGGCGTCTCCTGCGACGACCTCGTGAGGATCCTCACCGTGGGTCTGGACAGGGGACCTTTCGGGTTGGGAGGCGCGTTTTAA